From one Culex quinquefasciatus strain JHB chromosome 3, VPISU_Cqui_1.0_pri_paternal, whole genome shotgun sequence genomic stretch:
- the LOC6048328 gene encoding uncharacterized protein LOC6048328, whose product MWFEILPSFGIITAVLSVPGFALYGLHKLTLDNAYRRNTDERWERILYVRDMRLTGNPYKSNGLEAIPDQ is encoded by the exons ATGTGGTTTGAAATCCTGCCCTCGTTCGGTATCATTACGGCCGTGCTGTCCGTGCCCGGATTCGCCCTGTACGGTCTGCACAAGCTGACGCTGGACAAT GCCTACCGACGCAACACCGATGAGAGATGGGAGCGTATCCTCTACGTCCGGGACATGAGACTTACGGGAAACCCCTACAAGTCTAAT GGCTTGGAGGCCATTCCGGATCAGTAA